The Camelina sativa cultivar DH55 chromosome 16, Cs, whole genome shotgun sequence sequence AATCCTGGAGACGGTGAAGAACTGGCTATGCGATCACCTGATCCGTAATTCTGGCTTCGACTCCCGCCATTGGTACCTTGCTTGCTATGGATTCGGTGATACTTATTAGGCTCATTCATATTACCACCATGATGAAATTCATTACACAACTAATGAGCTAGAACTAATGATTGAATTTGTCTTCGGCTATATATACTTGTTAGGCTCATTCATATTAACAGTTTTAACACCATGTTGAAATTCATTACACAACTAATTGGCTAGGACTAAAAGAAatgttgtatattttctttgatttggatTACAAATAgtatttgatgattttaaacCTTGTTTTTCATGAAAGGGAGGATGACTCAAAGCTGGTagataaaattactaatttcgtTGCAGACACTTTGATGTCTTCTAACATAAGCTCTCCAAGTCCTAGCCTAAAGTGGGCTACTCCCAAGCTACCGAGTAGCTCAGGTAGATTAAAAGACATTGGCACTAAGAAGAAAGGATTTGTGCATCACAGCAAACTTTCTGGGGCTACTGAGTTGCCCAAGTACAAAGCCACTAAGAAGAAAGCATTCGCACATCACAGCAAACCTTTTGAGGGTATGGATTCGCCGACTTACTGCTTGAAGCGTCCCGCAGAAGAGGTGTGTGAGTTGTTATGCGCATATTCTACAAAAGAAATTGGTATTCATGGAATGGAAGGAGTCGGGAAGACAATTCTTGCCAAGTACATTTATGAAGTGATCTCTCCACAATTTCAGCACCATATTTTCATGGATGACTTGACCAAACAAGAGAGCAGCTCCACACCCAGTTTGCTAGAAATTTTTACCACTAAAACTAGTTTCAATGGGAGCAATGTCATTAAAGAATTGGTGGGTCAAAGAAAAATTCTAGTTGTTGGTGACAGTGTGGATGACATTAAACAGCTACAAGGTATTATAAAGGTCAGTTTGGTCCGGGAAGTCGGGTTATCGTAATCACTCAAGACAGGTCTTTGCTAGTTCAATGCGGGGTGAAACATATTTACGAAGTTATGTGTCCGGGATATGACGAAGCTATTCATATTTTCTCACACTTTGCTTTCAAGCAAAGAGAACCTGTTTCTGGTTTTGAAGGGCTCACAGGTCGTGCTGTCGAGGTTGCGGGTCGTATTCCTCTGGCCCTCAAAGTGTTGGGATCGTTTCTGCACGGTAGGAATATTGGTGAATGGGAAAGTACATTAATGCGCAGGCTTGAGTTATCACATGATAACTTCACTTCAGAGATTCCTAGGTATGTGAGTGCAGATGACTTCACTTCTAGACGTCCAATCATAGTTGAGCCACCAATTGGCGCAGATGAGGCAAATCGCTTCCCATCATACTGTTTCactcttaattaaaaataatcattgatCTAGTTCATAATTCACGTTTGCTTGTATATAGTTTTAGTAATGTTACGCAATTACGTAACATGTTCGTCTGAATAAATAACCTGAAAAGCGACGTCAAGGATTATCAGAATgttcgttttgttttcttttttgggaaaaaaactagATCGATCGAAATTAagagattaattacttaattaactCATAAAATATGACGGTTAATTAAGTTATTTTTATGcctaaaatacccttttttgctttgtcaggaaaaaataaaaagtcaaatttaccctttaaaaaaattccagcatttaaaaaaaaataaacataatttcaaaagtCTGTCGgactagttgtgacagatttgtttatttacgacagatttgtttttgcacGACAGATTTATTTGTGCATGTCCGACAGATTTATTTTggatgacagatttatttgaagATAGTTACGACATATTTATAATtagtgacagatttattttaatggcagacttatttataaagacacCACAGACTTTTATAATATATGGCAGATTGGTTATAATATGTGccagatttattttttacagttgttacaaatttttttttcgcTAAAAATTTGTCGTatggtga is a genomic window containing:
- the LOC104751134 gene encoding disease resistance-like protein CSA1; its protein translation is MTILSKSTCYNIIIQAGNKFEYFKFLLIDGHILCYEKDIHPKERIFGKSLLVKTEYQRKVDLTSLAVIVFVHGRSADHVIYLIERAYTPKNKSETWSATNFDKIVIHPLCEKGKSFVIMRYDVFLSFSGEYIRKTFLSHLLCSLDRKGIRAATSAESYPMYNQAIEQCLVAISLISENYTSLDLWVDELAKIIKCAEDRNLTAFPVFLQVHPSDVLRVVSLAEDFADRNGPRIIILETVKNWLCDHLIRNSGFDSRHWEDDSKLVDKITNFVADTLMSSNISSPSPSLKWATPKLPSSSGRLKDIGTKKKGFVHHSKLSGATELPKYKATKKKAFAHHSKPFEGMDSPTYCLKRPAEEVCELLCAYSTKEIGIHGMEGVGKTILAKYIYEVISPQFQHHIFMDDLTKQESSSTPSLLEIFTTKTSFNGSNVIKELVGQRKILVVGDSVDDIKQLQGIIKVSLVREVGLS